TTGATAATCAAAACCCTTGAGCACAATTTTATTTTCGGACAGCAGTTCACGCTGCAAAACGGCAATATGACCGTAATCGCCTTTTGTTGACTCAGGCCAAAATACTTGTTTCAGTCTCTCGGCTAAGGTTGACGCCTTGATTTCAATGATATAATGATCGAATTCAAGGACTTTTGAATCCTTGATCTGGCTTAATAAGGCTGAGTTGGAGAGTAACGTCTGGTGCTTGGTGCATAGCTCTGCGTAAAACTCGCGTAACGCCTGTTTTGCATGCTTACTTTCCCAAACCCTCACATCTGTCGTTCGTTTTAAAACCCTTTTCAAACCATTGCGTATTGCTACGTCCTCCAAATTGAGCCCAGTTTTTAGCAGCGGACGAAGCGGTACCAGTTCAAGATTAGTTTTGATCGCTTTATTCAGCACACCGTGTGCCGGTATCCCCTGGAAGTGTGTATTGAGTAGCTTGCGCTGATTGGGAGTGAGTAGCATCGTTATATTTATGTCCAAAAGTATGCGTAATCGTAAGTTACAGTCACCTACAAAATGTTTAAGTGTAAGAGAAATTTAGTTAAATTCGGCTCATTAAAATGCTTGCCATATACCTGAAATAAACTTTGTGGCACTTTGAGCTGAAAAGTGCCACGGATAACAATTCAGATTGTTGCGATTATGTCGGCTTGGAGAAGTATGTTTATACTTTGTTACACTCAAAATATGCGACTAAGTATGCTTGGAGAGTTCCGTGCGCTAATTTCATTTAAGAAGATAGACGTTACTTCATCGTGGAATCGATTATTTTCTTTAAATGCTGATTGTTCAGATTCCATTTTAACAACCTCGTATTCAATAACAGGTATTGCAATTGAATCTATTCTTTCCTTAAATAGCACCATCGCTTCATCTGTTGATAAGTCGAATACAGTAAGCTCTCGCATCATTTGTACTAAAACGTTTGGGTCTATCTCTTTTATTTCTTGTGGAATCGCAGCCTTTCTAGCTTTATGTCCCTCATTAAGGATCCTAAAGTGAGCTTCAGATAACTTTTTATATTCGCCGTAGGTCCCTGTAGCCAGAGCAAGTTCTTCATATTTTTGATAAACGTCAGCTCTGCACTTAGATACCTTTTCACTCAGTTGTTTTAACTCTAATTTTACTGATGAATGAGCCTTCATTAGTGACATGGGATAAACTTGATATCTTGAACTGTTCGCTATTTCTAAATTGGTAAACATATGGCCCATTTCATCAAGAATAAGTTTGTAATTACCTGCTAATTCTCCATGTTTCAGAAACAATTGATTTTGTAAAGGCATACAGGTGGATGTGACATCGCGAAGTGGGCGATAATATTCTTTTACCAAACTTTTGTCAGTAGTTAAATCGCTCTTGTAAGCTTCGGTGATCCCCGCAAAAATCAACGACCCCAAACACAAAAGCAATAGGTTTTGCAGAAACGTGTAATCTCGCTTCTTTGGAACAGAACTACTAGTTTCATTGTTACCATTGTTACTTGCTGACATAACACACCTCATTTAACTGGATGCATTTACAGTATCAATAAGTGGGCTGTATGTAAATACAGTTGTTGTATGTGTTAGGGAATGGCATAAGTAGACATGAATGAAGTACTGCGCTGTACTCACTCGTTCCCAAATGTTTTTGGGGAGCTTAAAGTGGTGTAAATGCTAGATTGTTGAATATAAGGTTATGATATAATTGGATATTTTCATGAGGGGTAGTAGTCGCAAGTATAACGACACTTTGGATACGTAGAGCACCCATAGAAAGACATTCCAGTTTTAGCTCCCCGCTTAGCTACACGTATTACAAGCTTAGATTGGCAACGAGGACAGATTCTGGGTTCACTGATGGATCTTGGCGCTGGGGGAGGCACCAACGGTTTGTTCTGAAAGCTGCGCCCGTCTTCAATCATATGAACTAGCTCACTGCCGTTGACCAACCATAGGCGTTTATCTAGGGAAAAGGCAACGGCCTCAGAAGTAAAGTCGCCCGACGTTACAATTATCATTTTACTGGCATTGTTTGCGATCATGACTCCGTACATTTCCCTTAGAACTTGCACTCCGACTTTGCGAGTTTTCCAATGCTTACATTGGACAAGACTTAACTCATTATCCTTTGTGAGCCAAATATCAACACCGCCGTCAGGTTTTTGAGTGAAAGACTGTTTGACCGCATACCCTTGAGACTTAAAGTATTCACCGATGTAACTTTCAAATTCTATCCAGTTTAGGTGATTTAGCGGTGAGGTATTTTTATGCACTCTAACCTGAGAGCTCGTCGTAAGAAAGCTTCTCTTCCTCTTGTATTGCTTGAAAAACGCTATCGGTGCGGGAAGTAAAAATAAAAACGTAAAGTATGGTGCCATCAAGGGTAAGTTTGGAGCTATAGCTTTAAAGAGAAAGTTGTCACTTTCAATGGCTAAGTTAGGCAATAGATATGAAAGTCCAAAATAAATACATGCTGATAGCAATACGCTTAGCCACCATGGAGCGTCCATTAAGTGCCATATAATCCCATCATTTTTTCTTGCCATTTAAATTCACCCAGTAGCATATTGGTGCATTAAAGCACAAGTTATAAGTACTTGAAATAGTGAGGTTGTTGATATGTGTTGGGGTAATGATTTCAGTAATACTAAATATGCTTCTTAGATGAAAAAACACAAAAGAATTTTTATCTAAATAGGCTTAGATAAAGTGCATGGTTCATTGCATGCGCATGCGGCTCAGCGATACTTTGAATTGACGGATTTTAATGCTCCTGCTGCGGGACGGGGCCGTCAACCAAGGGACTAACCGGAATGGACAAACAGCACGACTTTGAAGCAAGAATGGTCATTACCGAAGAGTTAGGGTATGGAAGAGAAGAGGCTATCGCGGCTTACCTAGGCCGTTAAAGCTTGTAAGTTAAGTTCGGATTCCTTATTCGGAATCCGAATATTTGTAACTAGCCAGAGCATCAAGCTCAGCCTCGACATAGCGCTAATTGTTGTTGAGCGCCACCCATCAGGTGGTGACACTGTATCGCCACTTGATGGCTTGAAGGTGATTACGAAAGGCCTTCGACTGATGCTTTGCAATAGTCAGTTATTCGTGCCGATAGGAGTTAGCTTTTATCCGCCCTTGGACATATTTTGAACGTAAAGAAGTAGATATTGATCATCATCATAGCCCAGTTTTACTTGCTGAAATACTGTCACGCGATTTTTAGTAATTTTTCCAAATTCTTAAAAAGAAGTTCTAAAACGTAGCTACCATAAATTACTTCTAGTATGGTCAATTCTGCGAAATGATGGGATAGCGTCGAGTAAAAAAGTACATAATAAAAGGTAAGCATGAGCGACACAAAAAATTACACCTTAGGTACCGTCGACTGGTTTGGTGGTAAAAATAAGAAAACAGGTCGTAATAACCACTTTGGCTTTATTACCACACATGACTATACAAGCGTATTTGTTCATAAAGATGAAGTAAACGGCGGCGTACTTGGAGAAGGCGAAGTCGTTGTATTTGAACTTAGTAAAGATGCCAAGAACAAACTCAGCGCAAAAAATGTCACCACGATGGTGACTAGCGAACAGCCCTCATCTGAAGAAATGGTTAATTTTCTTCTTTATGCCGCAGATTTAGATAAGGTTATTTCACGATGTTCTTATAAAAACTCAATCATCAAGATACTGCAAGGTGACTTTGGAAAAGATATTATTAAAAAGGTAAGACATCAAGTCAGATTAATTCCTATTTTATCTAGGATTTTGAAAGAATGTGACAATCACGTTGCTTTGTTTTCAATACTTGTAGAAAAACTAAGTGCTGAAGACCTGTACAACTCTGCAATTAATCCCTCCACTATACCTAATAGTTACTTCTTTCATAACTATGAAAAACTATTTGAGTGGTGGTCATCTTTAAGTAATATAAACTTAAAGTTAGAAATTTTAACTAGTACTGTTGCTCATTTATCTCGATCAAATGACTTATATGAAAACTTCATGGATTCTTTATCTAATAAAGAACAGTTAGACTTTATCAACATCGTAAAATCTGAGTTAGGTATTTTATCTTCTGTCGTAAAACTATTAGGTAAAAAATCAAAGGATAACCCTGTACTCAAATGTTATGTTTCGGGTCTCACGGTGGATATGATCATAAACTCTGAGTTGTCTGTACTTGATCTGCCAATCGAACTTGTTAATAAAGCATTTATAAAAAAACTGAAAGTTATCGATCTTAATGAGTCTTACGATGAACTTTCAGTACAATTTTTAAAGTTACTGTCAAAGTGTCATTTAATTGATTGCGCAATAGATAGCGTATCTGAAAAAACGAAAATAGCGTTAGTTCAATCTTTCTCAGAAGCGCTACCTTACGATGAAGAGTTTTTGCGTTCAGTAAATTATAGAATGAAAAGCGCTAACTTATTCAATATTTATAGCAAAGTGCGGAATCTCGCAGACTACCTTGAAAATGACATTTCAAGTAACCTACTACCACCTACTTATATCAAAAATCAAATTCAAGAATTTCTTGGTTTTCTGGTAAATTCAAAGATTGGGACTAGTGGAAAAGTGAACGAGGCTATCGTTACTTTTACTCTGACAAACCAGACGACTAGACTCGAAGGGATCAAATTACTTAAACAAGCGCATGTCACTCACTACTGTGACATTATTCAATGCTTAACTGAAAATGATAAAGTAGTTTTAGAGTACTTAAAAGCTCAGGCAATTAAGCACTCTATCACAGCTGAGGAGATGCATCATTTGCTACCTATATTATCTTTAGAAGATAAGGAGTTTAAGAATGCTTTTTTCGAACAGCATCTAGATTCAATTTTAGTTTGGCTTGAATCATTAGATGATGATACTAGAAAATCATATTACCAAGAGAACCTGAGGTTTTTTGACACAAGTGCGTTACTTACTCTAGTGTTCAAGAACTTAATTGATATTGATTCTCTTAGCAATAGAATTGATGAGATAGATACTTTTGTATTTGATGTGCTCTGTAAAAAAAATACAGATGTTCAGA
The Vibrio kanaloae genome window above contains:
- a CDS encoding restriction endonuclease, with translation MARKNDGIIWHLMDAPWWLSVLLSACIYFGLSYLLPNLAIESDNFLFKAIAPNLPLMAPYFTFLFLLPAPIAFFKQYKRKRSFLTTSSQVRVHKNTSPLNHLNWIEFESYIGEYFKSQGYAVKQSFTQKPDGGVDIWLTKDNELSLVQCKHWKTRKVGVQVLREMYGVMIANNASKMIIVTSGDFTSEAVAFSLDKRLWLVNGSELVHMIEDGRSFQNKPLVPPPAPRSISEPRICPRCQSKLVIRVAKRGAKTGMSFYGCSTYPKCRYTCDYYPS
- a CDS encoding cold shock domain-containing protein, with amino-acid sequence MSDTKNYTLGTVDWFGGKNKKTGRNNHFGFITTHDYTSVFVHKDEVNGGVLGEGEVVVFELSKDAKNKLSAKNVTTMVTSEQPSSEEMVNFLLYAADLDKVISRCSYKNSIIKILQGDFGKDIIKKVRHQVRLIPILSRILKECDNHVALFSILVEKLSAEDLYNSAINPSTIPNSYFFHNYEKLFEWWSSLSNINLKLEILTSTVAHLSRSNDLYENFMDSLSNKEQLDFINIVKSELGILSSVVKLLGKKSKDNPVLKCYVSGLTVDMIINSELSVLDLPIELVNKAFIKKLKVIDLNESYDELSVQFLKLLSKCHLIDCAIDSVSEKTKIALVQSFSEALPYDEEFLRSVNYRMKSANLFNIYSKVRNLADYLENDISSNLLPPTYIKNQIQEFLGFLVNSKIGTSGKVNEAIVTFTLTNQTTRLEGIKLLKQAHVTHYCDIIQCLTENDKVVLEYLKAQAIKHSITAEEMHHLLPILSLEDKEFKNAFFEQHLDSILVWLESLDDDTRKSYYQENLRFFDTSALLTLVFKNLIDIDSLSNRIDEIDTFVFDVLCKKNTDVQNYVRTIYKQCFNNFLDFTKNSIINPLYNANQLLVKKHNIRIKAYNKDMSFVEDVENDKDIATDPECWMLSKLLPLINYENSVETISSVILHEIWSAILNNKLDIDHPSIFKLFPQCNTLKNEYPHINLSCEAFVWKKEKISKYSRPENVYLCRARRCNDPRVEPVLSKTLNNIRYSIGSATMV